AAACGAGGCACAAAACATGTTTCCACTGACTATTAAGGAATTCCTACGCGCGCACACTCTTTGTAATTCTTTGTTCCTTCCTCCACATGATGTCGTTGCCTTCTGCAGCTTTTGACGTTCTCAAAGCAAACACAACAGCTCCCAACCCCCATTCCCCCCACCTTAAACTAAACTAATACCTCAGTCTTGTACTCTCCTTTCTGGGTCCTTTGTTCCTCACCTGTTCCTCTCCTCCctgttttctcttttaaatactCTGTTTTCCTCTGATTTCAAAATCGTTGTTGTACACATCGCAAAGATGTATGGAAGGGAGAGATCGCCGCGAGAATACTCATTCCcccaaagaagaagaacccCTTCTTTCTCTTCCACTCTCTTAGACGTTATTTCCCGTTCCATCGACGAACCCAACGCCGCAGAAGCTCACTTCAAAGAAACAACCGCGTTCAAGAAGCAGAGCATTTCCAGCTCTAAGCGTGGCAGTTGGGTACAAGAAGAGGACAGGGAGGTAAAGAATCTTCGTCGGTCGGTCATGATCGAAGATTGGATGGAGAAGCAGAGCATTCACAGCTCTGTGCTATTCAATTCAACCTCAAGCTCCTCAGAGTCTAGCTCTGGCGCAGGCTTCTCATCGTCGGAAACAGAGTCTTTCTACAAACACAAACCAAAACCCAAGTTGCAGAGCTCCAAGAAGCAGACGAAGTTGGAGTATCGGAATTCAGAGAAGCATCCCAAGTCGAAGAGTGAAGGAAGTTCCGCGAAGTTGAAGCTACAGGGGTTGAAAATGCACGGCGAGTTGAAGAAAGCGAAGCAGCCCATTTCACCCGGGGGTCGCATTGCTAGCTTTCTCAACTCGATTTTCAATTCGGATAACGTGAAGAAAGCCAAAATGTGCTATGTTGGAGCTGTAGAAGATGTGAACTTTGAGCCCAAATCGAAGTCTGCATGTTCTTCCAGGTCTTGCTTGAGCAAAACCCCTGCTTCAAGAGGAAAACTGAGCAATGGTATCAAAAGATCTGTAAAGTTTTATCCTCTTAGCGTGATCGTTGGAGAGGATTCCCAGCCCTGCGGTCATAAATGTATTTATGAAGATGATCCAAGCCTGATGACGATTCCAACCATTCGAAAAATTTCGAAAACTCGTTCTGTAAAGAAGGTTACAACTGCATTTGATTTGAGAGGTTTAGGCCACAGggaggttgatgatgatgatgatgccgAGAGCTATTCGAGCTCGGATTTGTTTGAGCTTGATCACCTTGTTGGAATTGGGAGGTACAGAGAGGAGCTTCCAGTGTATGAAACtacaaatttgaaaacaaatcAAGCTATTGCTAATGGCTTGATTTTTTAGTTCATTTGACATCATTGTAATTAATGGTTTGGAGAATTAAATTAACTTTGAAATTTCAATTAGTTCTTTTTTACAGAGTTTTTACTCTTCCTCAGATTGATTTTAGCAGTTCTGGAAGAACTCTTTCTGAATAAAGTAGCCAACCTTGCAGAGCAATGATCATTTGATGTGATGCAGCAATGGAGGAATTCAAAAGTTAAAATGTCACATTCAAAAGCCTAATTGTCAAAGCAATAGACAAAGATGGattttaaaagtgaaaaaaaaaaaggaaaaagccaATAGAGATCTATCTCCCACATGAGATGGGAGAAAGTTCAAAAGCACTTACTTTTTCACTGGCTCAGCACATGGCATCACCTTCAATGGTAAATTTAGTCCCACTTTTGAAATCATACAACTAAAAATGATTAcaaagtttaactttttttccttcttttttgtttttatttgattaacAAGTACTTTAACTGCAACTGAAGGAAGAAACAGTGAAGTTCAATGCAAGCCGGAAAGGCCAATggtacaaacaaaaaaaatacataaccatacACCAGATAGTAACAATTGGTTCTTATTATTGAAGTATGCACGTGCAAGTAGGAAGTTGTTTTAAGTCTCAAGTTGGGTCTATAAGTTCTTAGAGTGTGCAACTCTGCCcgttcctttaaaaaaaatcttatttttttaaatgatggaTATTGGATACTACTTTTTATCAAATGGAGTGCACATCCGCGAGGTTGGTAATGAGAGCCGCAAAAAAAGGCACATTGAAAGCTTTTTACATGTTCTAAGaatatatctagcattactatTAATGTAGTGGGATTCAAAAATTGGGTCTCTAAATTGTAGGAAATTGTAATTCTAGACAGACATTTCTTGAAAATATATCTTAACTGATACACTGTTCTTGAACAGCATTCCTCAAACTTCTGCTAGGATAAAATGCAAACATATCAGTGGCCTTAATGTGGGAATTGACATAGTATCCACCATAACAATACTAGACACTTGGAAGACAAGTAGGGTCACGTATAAAGAATCTTCGAAGTCAAAAGTGTTGCAGGATCAGACATGATGGCAAAAACCCAAACTAACTTTTCCACCagaggagaaaataaaaagttttttgaCCAAAGTATATATTGTAGGATACTTTGGGACACCAGTGGCCACCATGGTTGACTTCAATTCTATGGCTTCATCATCTACTTTGAATATCAAAGACTAAAAAGAGAGATACAGCAACAATGTATCTGCTGCAAAGGATAAGCAGAAGGAAAAGAGCAAGACAACTTAGGTTCTTCTTAACATTTTTTCTAGAGTTATGAAACAAGATTTTTTCAAGCCTAATAACACcactaaaaaaggaaaatagaacACTACAGATCCCATATAGCTATTGCCAGTAAGAAATAGTGGGGTATGTTTCCTACCAACCATGCACAAAATCTGTAGTATACGCATATAAGGATTATAGATTTGTAACAAGTGCCTGTGGGGAGAGCCACATACCATACCCATCTAACAGCTTTGATCTCCCTTTATATATGTCTCAATACAAAGGCTGCATTTTGGGTCACTAATGTGACAAACTGCACTGCAAGCTCATCACTGAGTAATGGCACCCTATACAAAACAGCTGCAAATTATGAACCTACCAATTACTAATTAGGCACCTCATGGATTTTCAGATAATGACACTGGCTTCTTGTATAATGAGGTGGTACACCTGTTTCAATGGAAGGCTTAAGAGTGTGATATCGTGTGTTAGATGGATAGGGATGATTGGGTTTGATTTTCCTAgcataaataagaataatttaacTCGAGATCAGAGAAAAAGTCTTCAATTTGAAGGCTAACTCCACACTATTAATCTATATTTAATTGAACAATCTGCATGTGTTAAACCCACTCAATAAAGAGGAGTTCGCCTCACCAATTTAACTCATGAAAGAATTAATTATGACTTGGCAGATTGGCTGCTTCTTTAGTGTTGAGTGAGGGAATTATGCAGGAGAGATCAGAGCAACTTGAAATGAAAACAAAGTGGggtaaacaagtaaaataatagAACATCATCTTTGGAAGAGacttctctctctgtttttttttttttttttttttttttttaaagtaattaggAAGAGACTTCTTGACAATGATCAAGATATCTCGCTTTTATTATTATGTAGAATTTCAAATCAAAACAATGATCAGTTGGTGTCATGGAATATAGACCATGCAACTACAGCATGCGACCCACCTGGCTCTGTCTGTACTTTGTACCGTATGTCAGGCTTTTCCAAAGGCGAAACCGAACCCCCCCACAACACGTGCGCTCACTCGTCTGCTGCGCCCTGCGCAATGCTCCTTTACCTGTCAGAGCtgcataaaaaacaaaacaatcacAGCTGCTTTCGCCAAACCTTTTAATACAATTCCGGACGTCTTTCGACCAGTTTGAACGTTCTGTTGTTTTTTTTATCTGTGTTTTAAGGTGACATCATTGTATATGACAACTGAAATAATTTTTGTCTTAAATTTTCCAAGTATCAAACGTTTGTGTTTGGTTAGATCAATTATTCGATGGTATctactaattttttaaatttttataaaaatattaaaattatctcaacttatttcatatatttaaatatattttaatgagaaTCATAaaatactattcacaaatcaactcaaatcatttaaaatcatctcaacatctaaatgtgGTAAAGAAAAGttcaagatcacataaaaaaaaaagtaatttgtttaaaaaagagTAGTGTATAGTATAtactgtatttaatattatttatatcaaAATACAGTACCTTTTATGTGCCTtaattagagagagaaaaaagaatttaaGTTGTTAAGTTTTAGTctaaaattttcacaaaaattaataagaGCCGCAGACATGCTTGCTAACACTTTAACCCAATGATCCTCATCCTGCTATGCTTCGGCACTGTTCGAAACTCATCTATCTTCCCTTCTATTGTATACCATCTGAACAAATACAATACCAAAATAAGATGGGGGATTTTCTTTCCCCCTTTAAACAAATGGAAAATGCTAGGGTTACGGACCAAAATACAGGGAAAAAAAAGTCAGAACTTTGCGCTGAACAGTAAATATcagtaaaaggaaaatgatacggATACAATCTTTTTAAAGATCTTTTACGCAACTCTGATTTTAATAAGAGgaacttttataaaataatttataaaaataatattgttttatcGAAATacactcaatttaaaatacaattgtaaaaaaattatatgtaaataatGTTACCCATTATCTAATGATGTGACATTAAATCAtagagttttatatataaaatataataaataatttttaattatctaatgaCATATAATGAGATGATAAGAGAATActgaaaaaaatgatgatgagcagatttttttcatttgaattttactACAAATCAGTCACTATTCACATCATACCacactattcacatcaaatgaatttttttcatttgaattttacCACACTTATAGCTTTTTATTAGATGTGAGTATTTTTCATGGGATGTATAAATGCTTTTCATAGGATGTGGGGGTGTGAATGATGAATAGTGACAGATgagaataattattattttctttttattttattcttagtaaactaattgagttgttgTATTCAACatccatatattatatatggagaaaaaaaaaacgtaatGTATGGTATGTGGTGTGTAAGATACGAAGTAgaattatcattttttcataCTCAACAAATAATAGCCAATATGAGGCTCAAAATAAGGCTccatttaaatagtaaaaatgtttcatctcattttatttaattttataattataatttttttaaatttttatataaaatataataaaaaaattaatttttttaaatttaaaaataataataatatttaaaaataattttaattaatttttaaattttatttcaactcactatATGATTAATAAGTGTGCATTCTATGTCTTGGATTTTTGGCTCAAGTTTTAGACCCATTATTTCAGTCCAGTCAATTTTGGGCCGACAAAGTCCAGTTGACGAAATGCACGGTGCAGTGGTGCACCCTAGGGTAGGTTAGCTATTCTTTCTTCtatattaacaaaatattatatcttcgtaatttcttttatttgtttatttaaaagtCAGTAAGCTTCTCCACTAtgtgttatttttaattatccTTTTGGTGATTAGGGAAATCATATTCCCACTGAGGGAATCTATCGATAAAAGTTATAGattgtatgattttttttttttaacttaataagatgagataagataaataattttagataaaagttaaaagttaaataaaatattattttgatattattattattttaaaatttaaaaaaattaaattatttattatattttatgtaagaatttgtaaaaattataataacaaaatgagataaatgaaatgagataaaatatttttctgtacaaataaaattttagtagttaaagaattttttttttaatgaatttgtcatttttttaaacttttaaaaaatgaatatttggtGGGAAGTCTCTGTTGCTCGCTTCGGTGGTTGTAACTTGTAGCAGCGCCTTGGTGATTACGCATTGACAAAACCACGGGTTTGACTTACTGTCATGCCAACTACCCTGTAGGCCGTTAggtcacaaatatttttttataaacatttaatCACAAATCTTTTGCTTGAACCATGTCAGAACCTTTTCTTTAATCCCACCATGACTATGCCACCAAGAGCATTATCATTGGCTTAGTTAAATATAAATGCAAATTGAGATTTGACTAATAATCtcctaaattatttaaattgaaagaggtcaaaagataaatattttgctTACTAGTTATAGTAACTCTCTATATTTGTATGATTATTGTTGACGATATGTTTCGTATGCTTTTGGGCCAGGTTCTTAGCGGTTCAGATTTTCGTGTTCTAGGGTCTGCAATATGTAAGAGAGAATGTTGTAAAGGGTGGCCCAAAAACCCTCCGATGTCTAAGTTAACGATGGTCCTTTCGTGTTTCGGGAAACAAAGAATTTAGGAAGTGGGGATACTTAATCAAGAGAGTCAAGTGAGTGAAGGAAGCTGATCCTTTTACCTGAAGGTTGAGGGACCTTATATAACCAGTCTTAATGGTTAGAAGACCATACCCTGCGACTTGAGGGAAAGGAAATCCTCTCGAAGCTCCCTCAGCTATACTTCCCTTAATGCGGTGTGATTTCCCTATGTTGTTTTGGAGTCCCATCCATTTTCTTTGGCATGTTTCCTTCCCATTCCTCTGGTTTATCTTCTCGCACTCTGTCAACGTTCTACCTTGACTCGGATGGCTATGCCCAATCTCTATGGGTCGTGGGTCCCA
The genomic region above belongs to Carya illinoinensis cultivar Pawnee chromosome 4, C.illinoinensisPawnee_v1, whole genome shotgun sequence and contains:
- the LOC122307784 gene encoding protein BIG GRAIN 1-like C, producing MYGRERSPREYSFPQRRRTPSFSSTLLDVISRSIDEPNAAEAHFKETTAFKKQSISSSKRGSWVQEEDREVKNLRRSVMIEDWMEKQSIHSSVLFNSTSSSSESSSGAGFSSSETESFYKHKPKPKLQSSKKQTKLEYRNSEKHPKSKSEGSSAKLKLQGLKMHGELKKAKQPISPGGRIASFLNSIFNSDNVKKAKMCYVGAVEDVNFEPKSKSACSSRSCLSKTPASRGKLSNGIKRSVKFYPLSVIVGEDSQPCGHKCIYEDDPSLMTIPTIRKISKTRSVKKVTTAFDLRGLGHREVDDDDDAESYSSSDLFELDHLVGIGRYREELPVYETTNLKTNQAIANGLIF